A window of Halobellus sp. LT62 contains these coding sequences:
- a CDS encoding CPBP family intramembrane glutamic endopeptidase, which produces MMCAPIGGMASIRSWVNQHRLLSFVVIAYAFTWTIQGTLAYSGMEATWTHSILIGFGGFGPPIGATVVIWASGGSLRKWVGQMFKWRIGAKWWALAFGLPLIILSLGVLLFVLAGGPIDLTEFESPFIYLFAMVWGTVWGGGQEDLGWRGFMLPILQDSYSALTSSVIVGVTWAAWHLPLFLNATTTHGGWPLSQQLLWIVSILAGSILWTWMYNSTGGSVLAVAVFHAGVNAMGIFHPADPEALIPNGVPDPWLNLLAEVSGALPLVFIAVLLVILYGGERLAGRHPV; this is translated from the coding sequence ATGATGTGTGCCCCAATCGGAGGTATGGCCAGTATCCGCTCGTGGGTCAACCAACATCGCCTCCTAAGCTTCGTTGTAATCGCCTATGCGTTCACGTGGACGATCCAGGGGACGCTCGCGTATTCCGGGATGGAAGCCACCTGGACGCACTCGATCCTGATCGGCTTCGGCGGATTCGGTCCGCCGATCGGCGCGACGGTGGTCATCTGGGCTTCCGGTGGAAGCCTCCGTAAGTGGGTCGGCCAGATGTTCAAGTGGCGGATCGGTGCGAAATGGTGGGCGCTCGCGTTCGGCCTCCCCTTGATTATTCTCTCATTGGGCGTCTTGCTGTTCGTCTTAGCTGGCGGCCCAATCGACCTCACCGAATTCGAATCGCCCTTCATCTACCTGTTCGCGATGGTGTGGGGAACCGTGTGGGGTGGCGGCCAGGAGGATCTCGGCTGGCGTGGCTTCATGCTCCCTATCCTGCAGGACTCCTACAGCGCGCTGACCTCAAGTGTCATCGTGGGCGTCACGTGGGCTGCTTGGCATCTCCCGTTGTTCCTGAACGCGACGACCACCCACGGCGGCTGGCCGCTCTCCCAGCAACTCCTCTGGATAGTCTCCATCCTTGCGGGCTCGATTCTCTGGACGTGGATGTACAACAGCACCGGCGGCAGCGTGCTCGCCGTCGCGGTGTTCCATGCTGGCGTTAATGCGATGGGAATCTTCCATCCAGCTGACCCGGAAGCGCTCATCCCGAATGGTGTTCCTGACCCGTGGCTGAACCTGCTCGCCGAAGTTTCAGGGGCCCTTCCACTCGTATTTATTGCCGTTCTCTTGGTGATCCTCTACGGTGGGGAACGTCTCGCCGGACGTCATCCGGTGTAG
- a CDS encoding heavy metal translocating P-type ATPase yields the protein MAVTESPPLSTCTIHIERRGGRGDAGARALERHLRRLSGVHDVDVSFRTGDARITYDGSVTSEETIRDAVRDRHVSIQDESETATDDVSTRSELRQEAVFVGLTLLGMAVGLVTGWLEGPQILIWAGYGVAYVFGGWYGLKGAVETLRHRAVDIDLLMIVAAVGALSIGAPFEGAMLLFLFSLSNTLQHYAIGRSRRAIMSLVEMRPDEAQVLRDGEEVTVPIDEVAVGDVFVVRPGDRIPLDGVVASGEGTVDQASLTGESVPVPKEPGDEVFGGTINESGSLEIEVTRQAHESAISRLIHMVERAQSEKAPTQRLIDRLEQPYVLGVFGLTIAAIAIPLALGSEFTSTFYRAMTLMVAASPCAVIISTPAAVLSAIASGGRQGVLFKGGEHVEAAANIDAVAFDKTGTLTRGETQLTDVFVRDGLANESLTADELLSLAAAVQARSEHHLARATVSEAEDRALDVPDARRFQSAAGKGVRADVDDVVIHIGNRSYVKTVLEDASIKGLEPGLDRLRTLEAEGKTSVVVVREHGDDVTVLGWLAFTDTVRPGAAEMIEDVRSLGVEHIVMLTGDNERVAQQIADEVGIDEVQAELLPEEKVATIEDLVERYENVAMVGDGVNDAPALATATLGIAMGGAGTDVALETADVVLMGDDIGKIPYVLGLGRRTRRTLTVNLAIAFGAIALMVGTILLRGIPLPLAVVGHEGSTVLVSLNGLRLLGFRK from the coding sequence GTGGCTGTTACTGAATCACCACCTCTCTCGACGTGTACGATCCACATTGAACGACGAGGTGGTCGTGGCGACGCGGGAGCACGGGCGCTCGAACGACATCTTAGGCGTCTCTCCGGCGTCCACGATGTCGACGTCTCGTTTCGAACAGGGGACGCCCGGATCACCTACGACGGGAGCGTCACCTCGGAAGAAACGATTCGAGACGCTGTCCGCGACCGCCACGTGTCGATTCAGGACGAATCTGAGACAGCAACGGATGACGTGAGTACCCGCTCGGAACTCAGGCAGGAGGCCGTGTTCGTCGGTCTGACCCTCCTCGGGATGGCGGTCGGCCTAGTGACGGGATGGCTCGAGGGACCACAGATTCTCATATGGGCCGGGTACGGCGTCGCATACGTCTTCGGTGGCTGGTACGGGCTCAAAGGCGCGGTCGAGACCCTCCGGCACCGTGCGGTCGACATCGACCTGTTGATGATCGTCGCAGCGGTCGGCGCCCTCTCGATTGGCGCCCCGTTCGAGGGCGCGATGCTGCTGTTCCTGTTCTCACTATCGAACACGCTCCAGCACTACGCGATTGGCCGCTCGCGACGGGCGATCATGTCTCTCGTCGAGATGCGACCGGACGAGGCACAGGTCCTCCGCGACGGTGAGGAGGTCACTGTGCCCATCGACGAGGTCGCCGTGGGTGACGTGTTCGTCGTCCGTCCCGGCGACAGGATTCCGCTCGACGGCGTCGTCGCGTCGGGCGAGGGAACGGTCGATCAGGCGTCGCTCACTGGCGAATCAGTGCCCGTGCCGAAAGAGCCCGGCGACGAAGTGTTCGGCGGGACGATCAACGAGAGTGGCAGCTTGGAGATTGAGGTCACACGGCAGGCTCACGAGTCGGCGATCAGCCGGCTCATCCACATGGTCGAGCGTGCTCAGAGCGAGAAGGCGCCGACACAGCGGCTCATCGACCGCCTTGAGCAGCCGTACGTCCTCGGTGTGTTCGGGCTCACAATTGCGGCGATCGCCATCCCGCTCGCGCTCGGAAGCGAGTTCACTAGCACGTTCTACCGCGCGATGACCCTGATGGTCGCCGCCTCGCCGTGTGCGGTCATCATCTCCACGCCGGCGGCGGTGCTGTCGGCTATTGCCTCCGGTGGGAGGCAGGGCGTTCTGTTCAAGGGTGGCGAACACGTCGAGGCGGCTGCGAACATCGACGCGGTCGCGTTCGACAAGACGGGCACACTCACGCGGGGCGAGACACAGCTGACGGACGTGTTCGTCCGGGACGGCCTCGCGAACGAGTCGCTGACTGCCGACGAGCTGCTCTCGCTCGCGGCCGCCGTCCAGGCTCGCTCGGAGCACCACCTCGCCCGTGCGACCGTCTCAGAAGCCGAAGACCGCGCCCTCGACGTCCCCGACGCACGTCGGTTTCAGTCGGCGGCCGGGAAAGGCGTGCGCGCCGATGTCGACGACGTCGTTATCCACATCGGGAATCGGAGTTATGTCAAGACGGTTCTCGAAGATGCTTCGATCAAGGGACTCGAACCGGGCCTCGACAGGCTTCGGACCCTGGAGGCGGAGGGGAAGACGAGTGTCGTCGTCGTCCGTGAACACGGCGACGACGTCACGGTGCTGGGCTGGCTGGCGTTCACCGACACGGTTCGCCCGGGGGCTGCAGAGATGATCGAGGACGTCCGGTCACTCGGCGTGGAGCATATCGTCATGCTGACCGGCGACAACGAACGCGTCGCCCAGCAGATCGCGGACGAAGTCGGTATCGACGAGGTGCAAGCGGAACTGCTGCCGGAAGAGAAGGTGGCGACCATCGAGGATCTGGTTGAGCGATACGAGAACGTGGCGATGGTGGGTGACGGCGTGAACGACGCCCCGGCACTGGCGACGGCGACGCTCGGGATCGCCATGGGTGGCGCCGGGACCGACGTTGCCCTAGAGACGGCTGACGTCGTGTTGATGGGCGACGACATCGGGAAGATTCCCTACGTGCTCGGACTCGGTCGCAGGACGCGCCGGACGCTGACAGTCAACCTCGCAATCGCCTTCGGTGCAATCGCGTTGATGGTTGGCACGATTCTGTTACGCGGTATCCCCTTACCGCTGGCCGTGGTCGGCCACGAGGGATCGACGGTCCTCGTGTCCCTGAACGGGCTTCGATTACTCGGTTTCCGCAAATAA
- a CDS encoding permease, with protein sequence MQVTMVEGIFEALRIGVGFLWTAAWAIIMGLTITSLVQVYVSKERMAQVLGDGDLSGLTKATAFGAASSGCSFGAVAIGKGLFKKGAHAVNFLAFMFASTNLIVELGLMILILLGWEFLLAELLGGLILIAVMAVIVHLTLPENLFAEVRETLNERDREAGVTEDPTCGMEGKDEYTITTDGGETLKFCSEGCMETYLQEISSRGGWRDELLSWGGWYKVGNQYRKEWSMIWKDIVAGFLISGFVIVFVPQWVWNTLFIQGDGLLVTAENAIMGVTIAVLSFVGSMGNVPFAVALWGGGVSFAGIIAFVYADLITIPVLNVYRKYYGWKILLYILGVFFVTMAFTGFLMELLFDALGIVPDLAGGETATEQTYFKLNYTFYLNLIAFALSGCLLYVYRRGLGAPGQYRDPVCGMRTDDSEPSATHDGETYYFCSQTCKETFEKDPDEFAHQHPEAGASQDHDHH encoded by the coding sequence ATGCAGGTGACGATGGTCGAGGGTATCTTCGAAGCCCTCCGAATCGGTGTCGGATTCCTCTGGACGGCGGCGTGGGCGATCATTATGGGACTCACGATCACGAGTCTGGTCCAAGTCTATGTCTCCAAGGAGCGAATGGCACAGGTGCTGGGCGACGGTGATCTGAGCGGGCTCACCAAGGCGACTGCGTTCGGCGCGGCCAGTAGTGGCTGCAGTTTCGGCGCTGTCGCCATCGGGAAGGGACTGTTCAAGAAGGGAGCGCACGCGGTGAACTTTCTCGCGTTCATGTTCGCGTCGACGAATCTGATCGTCGAACTCGGGCTGATGATTCTGATTCTGCTCGGCTGGGAGTTCCTCCTGGCGGAACTGCTGGGCGGCCTCATCCTCATCGCCGTGATGGCGGTGATCGTCCACCTCACGCTCCCCGAGAATCTCTTTGCCGAAGTTCGAGAAACGCTCAACGAGCGCGACCGTGAGGCGGGCGTCACCGAAGACCCGACCTGTGGGATGGAAGGCAAAGACGAGTACACGATCACGACCGACGGCGGTGAGACGCTCAAGTTCTGCTCGGAGGGCTGTATGGAGACGTACCTACAGGAGATATCGAGTCGTGGCGGGTGGCGTGACGAGTTGCTGTCGTGGGGTGGCTGGTACAAAGTCGGGAATCAGTACCGCAAGGAGTGGTCGATGATCTGGAAGGACATCGTCGCTGGCTTCCTTATTTCTGGGTTCGTCATCGTCTTCGTCCCCCAGTGGGTCTGGAACACCCTGTTCATCCAGGGCGACGGGCTTCTCGTGACCGCTGAGAACGCGATTATGGGTGTCACCATCGCCGTCCTCAGTTTCGTTGGCAGTATGGGTAACGTCCCGTTCGCGGTTGCGCTGTGGGGCGGTGGCGTCAGCTTCGCCGGGATCATCGCGTTCGTCTACGCCGACCTCATTACGATTCCCGTGCTGAACGTCTACCGGAAGTATTACGGCTGGAAGATCTTGCTGTACATCCTCGGCGTCTTTTTCGTGACGATGGCGTTCACCGGCTTCCTCATGGAGCTGCTGTTCGACGCGCTAGGAATCGTTCCAGATCTGGCGGGCGGCGAGACGGCGACTGAGCAGACGTATTTTAAACTCAACTACACGTTCTACCTCAACCTCATCGCGTTCGCGCTCTCCGGGTGCCTGCTGTACGTCTATCGTCGTGGCCTCGGTGCGCCCGGCCAGTACCGCGACCCTGTCTGTGGGATGCGGACTGACGACAGCGAGCCATCGGCGACGCACGACGGCGAGACGTACTACTTCTGCTCGCAGACCTGTAAGGAGACGTTCGAAAAGGACCCAGATGAATTCGCCCATCAACACCCAGAGGCGGGAGCGTCTCAGGATCATGACCACCATTGA
- a CDS encoding universal stress protein codes for MPDNVLVALDGSPLAERALMYALETFPNATITTIYVINPIDSVIDVEAGGLPVAEDWYDTAQERATEIHTTATDLAADHDIVLATVTEVGKPAREILDYAADNGIDQIVMGSHGRSGLDRTFLGSVAETVTRRAQIPVTIIG; via the coding sequence ATGCCTGACAACGTTCTCGTCGCCTTGGACGGCTCCCCGCTTGCCGAGCGTGCACTCATGTACGCACTCGAGACCTTTCCGAACGCCACGATCACCACAATTTACGTCATCAACCCGATCGACTCGGTAATCGATGTAGAGGCCGGTGGCTTGCCAGTCGCAGAGGACTGGTACGATACCGCCCAGGAGCGGGCGACCGAGATTCACACGACTGCGACGGATCTTGCGGCGGACCACGATATTGTGCTCGCTACAGTTACTGAAGTCGGGAAACCAGCGCGTGAGATTCTCGACTACGCTGCCGACAACGGCATCGACCAGATCGTTATGGGGAGCCACGGTCGGTCAGGCCTAGACCGGACGTTCCTCGGGAGTGTCGCCGAGACAGTCACTCGCCGAGCACAGATCCCGGTAACCATCATTGGATGA
- a CDS encoding PQQ-binding-like beta-propeller repeat protein codes for MNPNGDHYSPRYLQPVIAEDTIYAVNALTYGANVALPENQYLRAVSTAGEERWTVTLSAGDSTPVPSLPAIRDDLVLLGLDQILRAYERSTGETAWTVDIDEGIHTIVPTSQRIVVRGSRAIIAVASGDKQWTVPYEVYPSAMAVAQDTVFVGSSKRISALDPATGKIQWREDLPSVTDGWGVSSLVVVPGGVLARQNSGHVYAYTKTGVKVWQASEIDDNFATDGTSLYAGGAGSIRSIRVANGEIAWERTCDEISGCGGTINVLDVTATEDGVIAALEDGFIVGLDACTGSVQWVTQAPITIESLAITDNAIFGVGDLDDPMIQLTA; via the coding sequence ATGAATCCCAACGGGGACCACTACAGTCCTCGGTACCTCCAACCTGTCATCGCAGAGGACACCATCTATGCGGTGAACGCACTGACATACGGGGCGAACGTCGCCCTGCCCGAAAACCAGTACCTCCGCGCGGTCAGCACAGCTGGTGAAGAGCGCTGGACGGTGACTCTCTCCGCTGGTGATTCGACACCGGTGCCGTCCCTGCCAGCTATTCGCGACGACCTTGTCCTGCTTGGTCTCGACCAGATTCTCCGTGCCTATGAACGCTCAACTGGAGAGACCGCGTGGACGGTCGATATCGACGAAGGCATCCATACGATTGTCCCAACCTCACAACGCATCGTCGTTCGTGGCAGCCGCGCCATCATCGCAGTTGCCAGCGGCGACAAACAGTGGACAGTGCCGTATGAGGTGTACCCGAGTGCGATGGCGGTCGCCCAAGATACCGTGTTCGTCGGGTCGAGCAAACGCATTTCTGCACTCGATCCTGCTACTGGGAAGATACAGTGGCGCGAGGATCTCCCCTCGGTTACTGACGGCTGGGGAGTGAGCTCGCTGGTAGTCGTCCCCGGCGGCGTGCTGGCACGGCAAAATAGCGGCCACGTCTACGCCTACACCAAGACTGGGGTGAAGGTCTGGCAAGCCTCCGAGATAGATGACAATTTCGCCACTGACGGCACCTCTCTCTACGCCGGCGGTGCCGGTAGCATCCGTTCGATCCGTGTTGCGAACGGGGAAATCGCCTGGGAACGTACGTGCGACGAAATTTCGGGCTGTGGTGGGACGATCAACGTCTTGGACGTCACCGCCACCGAGGATGGTGTCATAGCCGCCCTTGAGGATGGCTTTATCGTCGGCCTTGACGCGTGTACCGGCAGCGTTCAGTGGGTCACGCAGGCACCAATTACTATCGAAAGTCTTGCTATTACCGACAACGCCATCTTTGGCGTTGGCGACCTCGACGACCCGATGATCCAGCTCACGGCATAG
- a CDS encoding type II toxin-antitoxin system PemK/MazF family toxin: MVWATDPPSEKGRPMLVLGTPRFPNHGVQPITVLVSTKTYHEEALPLRDDDYKGNPLGERSHVLPWSLATLDSAGDVEHYLTTLVDERTEDVASQLIDYISS; this comes from the coding sequence ATCGTCTGGGCGACCGACCCGCCCTCGGAGAAAGGTCGCCCGATGCTCGTGCTGGGAACTCCCCGATTCCCGAACCACGGCGTACAACCCATCACGGTCTTGGTGTCCACGAAGACCTATCACGAAGAGGCGCTCCCACTCAGGGATGACGACTACAAAGGCAACCCACTCGGGGAACGAAGTCACGTCCTCCCGTGGTCGCTCGCGACTCTCGACAGTGCTGGGGATGTCGAGCACTACCTGACCACTCTCGTCGACGAGCGCACCGAGGATGTGGCGAGCCAGCTAATCGACTACATCTCCTCCTGA
- a CDS encoding GAF domain-containing sensor histidine kinase — MTDRNSAELELHQYKQLIETLPIGYVRTTLDGEFRAANSTFVSMVGGDSQDDILSREVTEFYQDPETRENLLTALTEVGQVHNEELKVTTLSGDTIWVLVTARVVETVEERCFDALVQDITDRRRREDVLREMHTIISARDQTFEEQVQALLELGRAELNTQYGTLSEIRGDDYVFEIVAADDDGIQAGNVVPVSATNCEIAASDERTLVLGDIERDAPDETDRAGYTEWGISCYIGAPVMIGDDVYGTFCFYGTEARSGQFSTWEVTLVDLMSRWVGYELQRRRAKVKLQRKNEQLEQFASIVSHDLRNPLNVAQGRLKLATEECTSEHLDPVIKAHDRIEALIDDLLELALAGEEIDEMEVIDPAIFSETWWQNIDTHDATLQVDIERKICADSSRLQQLFENLVRNAIEHAGKSVTVTLGQLEGGFYIEDDGRGIPPEERDKVLEAGYSTADKGTGFGLRIVKQVVDAHGWNLAVTEGSDGGARFEITGVEFVSR; from the coding sequence ATCACTGACCGGAATTCAGCGGAACTCGAACTCCACCAATACAAGCAACTCATCGAGACGCTGCCTATTGGGTACGTACGCACAACCCTAGATGGCGAGTTCCGTGCGGCAAACTCTACGTTTGTCTCTATGGTGGGCGGGGACTCACAGGACGATATTCTGTCCCGAGAAGTCACGGAGTTTTATCAGGACCCAGAGACGCGGGAGAATCTTCTCACAGCACTGACCGAGGTGGGACAGGTTCACAACGAGGAGCTGAAGGTGACGACGCTGAGCGGCGATACCATCTGGGTATTGGTCACCGCCCGCGTTGTCGAAACCGTTGAGGAACGCTGTTTCGACGCACTCGTTCAGGATATTACCGACCGACGGAGACGTGAGGATGTCCTCCGCGAGATGCATACCATCATTTCGGCACGGGACCAGACTTTCGAGGAACAAGTACAGGCCCTCCTCGAACTCGGCCGGGCAGAGCTCAACACGCAGTACGGAACCTTATCAGAAATCCGCGGTGATGACTACGTGTTCGAGATCGTTGCTGCTGATGACGACGGTATTCAAGCGGGAAACGTAGTCCCAGTCTCAGCAACGAACTGCGAAATCGCAGCCAGCGACGAACGAACCCTCGTGCTTGGTGATATCGAACGGGATGCCCCGGATGAAACTGACCGAGCCGGATATACTGAATGGGGGATATCCTGCTATATCGGTGCCCCCGTTATGATCGGAGACGACGTCTATGGAACCTTCTGCTTTTACGGGACAGAGGCTCGAAGCGGGCAGTTCTCCACGTGGGAAGTTACTCTCGTTGATTTGATGAGCCGGTGGGTAGGCTACGAACTCCAACGGCGACGAGCAAAGGTCAAGCTCCAGAGGAAAAATGAGCAGTTGGAGCAGTTCGCCTCGATTGTCTCCCACGATCTTCGGAACCCCCTTAATGTCGCCCAGGGCCGATTGAAACTCGCAACAGAGGAGTGTACCAGCGAACACCTTGATCCCGTCATAAAGGCCCACGACCGGATTGAAGCGCTCATTGACGACTTGCTGGAACTCGCCCTCGCAGGAGAGGAGATTGACGAAATGGAAGTAATCGACCCGGCTATCTTTAGCGAGACTTGGTGGCAAAACATCGACACCCACGACGCAACCCTCCAAGTGGATATCGAGCGAAAGATATGTGCCGATTCAAGCCGCCTTCAGCAACTGTTTGAGAATCTCGTTCGGAACGCAATTGAGCACGCTGGCAAGAGTGTGACTGTGACTCTCGGACAACTCGAGGGCGGATTTTACATAGAGGACGATGGACGTGGCATCCCCCCTGAGGAACGTGATAAAGTATTAGAGGCGGGCTATTCGACCGCCGACAAAGGGACCGGGTTCGGGTTGCGCATTGTCAAACAAGTTGTCGATGCTCATGGCTGGAATCTTGCAGTGACTGAGGGCTCCGACGGTGGCGCAAGATTCGAGATCACTGGTGTCGAGTTCGTTTCGAGATAG
- a CDS encoding helix-turn-helix domain-containing protein, with translation MSTSDHPPSDLGSVRERLNVVTQETRFALLQDILGHPSELPTLKELDYVNPSKSQTTIRQHLQQLVDVGIVEEILLPEDRRRNDLPYKFYGISEDGRQFLAEHKLLRAQNTLRAIYDRVEKTDDIKRYETAPRPER, from the coding sequence ATGAGTACATCCGATCATCCGCCAAGCGATCTGGGTTCCGTCCGAGAGCGGCTGAACGTCGTTACCCAGGAGACGCGATTTGCACTCCTCCAGGACATCCTCGGGCATCCGTCGGAACTACCGACGCTGAAGGAACTCGACTACGTCAATCCAAGCAAGAGCCAGACGACGATTCGTCAGCACCTCCAACAGCTTGTCGACGTCGGCATCGTCGAGGAAATACTCCTGCCGGAGGACCGGCGGCGGAACGACCTGCCGTACAAGTTCTACGGGATCAGCGAGGACGGTCGGCAGTTCCTCGCAGAGCACAAGCTCCTTCGCGCGCAGAATACACTCCGAGCGATCTACGACCGGGTGGAGAAAACCGACGACATCAAACGGTATGAGACTGCCCCGCGCCCCGAGCGCTAA
- a CDS encoding orc1/cdc6 family replication initiation protein: MLLEFDEQEGLIRDRSLLDPNYIVAEDRIVGRDEQLQEVTKMLRVALGDNRPPNLFLYGPSGTGKSLITKAVCKNISRICDSRDIQFGTIEVNCQDLDTLGVAVYELAQQAANEAGVAVEVPKHGVATKEKWDELYRIVNENFDSVVFVLDELDMLVGRRDKQEPAFSRLLYQLSRAGAADDLTAYLSVVAISNDTKMMESVGSRALSSFTPEDVHFDDYDANQLQSILRRRQDAFHDGVVADDVIPLAAAFAAQTHGDARKAIDLMRVAGELAEREGDDRVREEHVRQAQDKVEKNRVLEVVRGISTQKKLCLYATAAVAAETKDGTARSTTGYRVYQYLTDSIDADQYQQESYVNKMKELTTYSLVDFERRSHGPSSGMFLEFQFGERPETILDTLREDSRLKMVSDDEVTSVVRAQLRNET; this comes from the coding sequence ATGCTCCTCGAGTTCGACGAACAGGAGGGGCTCATCCGTGATCGGTCACTCCTCGATCCAAACTACATCGTTGCAGAGGACCGAATCGTCGGGCGCGACGAACAACTTCAAGAAGTCACGAAGATGCTACGCGTTGCACTCGGCGACAACCGCCCCCCAAACCTGTTCCTGTACGGTCCCTCCGGAACGGGGAAGTCGCTTATCACGAAAGCCGTCTGCAAAAACATCAGTCGCATCTGTGACTCACGGGATATTCAGTTCGGCACGATCGAAGTCAACTGCCAGGATCTCGACACGCTCGGCGTCGCGGTCTATGAACTCGCACAGCAAGCCGCAAACGAGGCCGGCGTCGCGGTCGAAGTTCCGAAACACGGCGTGGCAACGAAAGAGAAGTGGGATGAACTCTACCGCATCGTCAACGAGAACTTCGATTCCGTCGTCTTCGTCCTCGATGAACTGGATATGCTCGTTGGCCGCCGGGACAAACAGGAGCCTGCGTTCTCTCGGTTGCTCTACCAACTCTCGCGAGCCGGTGCCGCCGACGACCTGACTGCGTATCTCTCAGTGGTTGCAATTTCGAACGACACAAAGATGATGGAGTCTGTCGGCAGTCGTGCATTAAGCTCGTTCACGCCTGAAGACGTCCATTTCGACGACTACGATGCGAACCAACTCCAGTCGATCCTCCGCCGTCGCCAAGATGCCTTCCACGATGGTGTCGTTGCGGACGACGTCATCCCGCTGGCAGCAGCGTTCGCCGCACAGACGCACGGCGATGCCCGGAAAGCGATCGACTTGATGCGTGTCGCCGGGGAACTCGCTGAACGAGAGGGCGACGACCGTGTTCGTGAAGAACACGTCCGACAGGCCCAAGATAAAGTCGAAAAGAATCGGGTCCTCGAAGTTGTCCGTGGGATTAGCACACAAAAGAAACTCTGCTTGTACGCGACGGCGGCCGTTGCTGCCGAAACGAAGGATGGCACTGCCCGAAGCACGACCGGGTATCGGGTGTATCAGTACCTGACCGACTCGATCGATGCAGACCAGTACCAACAGGAGTCGTACGTAAACAAGATGAAGGAGCTGACGACGTACTCGTTGGTCGACTTTGAGCGCCGGAGCCACGGGCCAAGCTCGGGAATGTTCCTCGAGTTCCAGTTCGGGGAACGCCCGGAGACCATTTTGGACACGCTACGTGAGGATTCCCGTCTCAAGATGGTCTCCGACGACGAAGTGACGTCGGTCGTAAGAGCACAACTCCGAAACGAGACCTGA
- a CDS encoding SHOCT domain-containing protein, whose amino-acid sequence MATNSDDTRLVTLLLVIIGAFVIFPLFFMGFGMMGFGPMMGGMWGGHMWGDGTMPGWMFIVGIVMQLLFLAALVGGGYLIYRAITGSERSSDQALKELRLAYARGELTDEEYEQRREALERDT is encoded by the coding sequence ATGGCGACAAATTCAGACGACACGCGACTTGTTACGCTCCTCCTCGTTATCATCGGTGCGTTCGTCATCTTCCCGCTGTTCTTCATGGGCTTCGGGATGATGGGGTTCGGCCCAATGATGGGCGGGATGTGGGGCGGTCACATGTGGGGTGACGGGACGATGCCTGGCTGGATGTTCATCGTCGGCATCGTGATGCAGTTACTGTTCCTCGCCGCCCTCGTCGGCGGTGGCTACCTCATCTACCGTGCGATTACGGGAAGTGAGCGTAGTTCAGACCAAGCCCTCAAGGAGCTCCGGCTCGCGTACGCCCGCGGTGAGCTGACCGACGAGGAATACGAACAGCGACGCGAAGCACTCGAACGAGATACCTGA
- a CDS encoding helix-turn-helix transcriptional regulator, giving the protein MNRRRADTVAGALVAAVLIVGGVLTWQAYQQQQAFEQMGSMMGTSMGAVHGTNPLLYVLGTLLVSAVVGGGYLVVRDELTSTEVADRSQTEMANPTDSESIESQEEAVQSEGKINPESQPQARVLDLLPDDERRILEPVLSSPGITQIELRDRSNFSKSKVSQTVSALEKRGLLYRERQGRTYRIYPSDDLEQKQAN; this is encoded by the coding sequence ATGAATCGACGGCGAGCCGATACCGTAGCCGGTGCCCTGGTCGCTGCCGTCCTCATCGTCGGTGGTGTGCTCACTTGGCAAGCGTACCAGCAACAGCAGGCCTTCGAGCAGATGGGCTCGATGATGGGTACATCGATGGGCGCGGTTCACGGAACGAACCCACTCTTGTACGTTCTCGGAACGCTTCTTGTCTCGGCTGTCGTTGGTGGGGGCTATCTCGTGGTTCGGGACGAGCTCACTAGCACAGAGGTAGCCGATCGCTCACAGACTGAGATGGCGAATCCAACCGATTCTGAGAGTATCGAATCGCAGGAAGAGGCCGTTCAATCTGAGGGAAAGATCAATCCGGAGTCCCAGCCACAGGCTCGCGTATTGGATCTCTTGCCGGACGACGAACGCCGAATTCTCGAACCGGTCCTCTCGTCGCCCGGTATCACACAGATCGAACTCCGGGATCGCTCGAACTTCTCGAAAAGCAAGGTCAGTCAGACGGTGAGTGCCCTCGAGAAGCGCGGCTTACTGTACCGTGAGCGACAAGGGCGAACGTATCGCATCTATCCAAGCGACGACTTAGAACAGAAACAGGCGAACTAG